A single region of the Mustela lutreola isolate mMusLut2 chromosome 2, mMusLut2.pri, whole genome shotgun sequence genome encodes:
- the CRB3 gene encoding protein crumbs homolog 3 gives MASPGLGLLLALGLPLLPARWGPARGQTLDPSLNENGTVTPAEPGSGSDGALSQGAITAIIVVFSLLAALLLAVGLVLLVRKLREKRQTEGTYRPSSEEQFNHAAEARAPQDSKETVRGCLPI, from the exons ATGGCGAGCCCCGGCTTGGGGCTCCTTCTGGCGCTCGGCCTGCCGCTGCTGCCCGCCCGCTGGGGCCCGGCCCGGGGGCAAA CGCTGGATCCCTCTCTAAATGAGAACGGCACCGTTACACCTGCGGAGCCGGGCTCTGGCTCCGATGGGGCCCTG TCTCAGGGGGCCATCACTGCCATCATTGTGGTCTTCTCCCTCCTGGCTGCCCTGCTTCTGGCCGTGGGGCTCGTGTTGCTGGTGCGAAAACTGCGTGAAAAGCGGCAGACAGAGGGCACCTACCGGCCCAGCAGCGAGGAGCAG tTCAACCATGCAGCCGAAGCCCGGGCTCCCCAGGACTCCAAGGAGACAGTGCGGGGCTGCCTGCCCATCTAG